A region of the Myxococcus stipitatus DSM 14675 genome:
TGCGCGCCTGGAGCCAGGGCCCCACGGGGTCCTCGTCGGCACCCGCCGACAGAGGGGTCAACGCCAGGAGGAGCAGGACGGTCAGCAGTCGGGAAGACACGAAGGGGCAGCTTATACGGCGTCGCATGGCGAACGGCGCAAACATCCCGCGCCGCCGCCGTCTTCCAGACTATTCAAACAACCCCGCCGTCACGCGCTCGCGGGGGCCACGTACTTGGCCACCTTCACGCGCGCCGGGCGGATGATGCGGTCCTTCATGCGGTAGGCCGCTCGGAACTCCTCCACCACCTTCTGGTCATCATCCGGGGAAGGAGTGATTTCCATGTCCGTGGCCTCGGCCACGTTGGGGTCATAGGGCAGGCCGACCACCTTCACCCGCTCGATGCCCATGCCCTGGACCTTGGTGAGCAGCGAGTCGCGAATCATCCGCACCCCGTTGCTCAAGGCCGAGCCCTCCTGGCCGCTCATGGACAGGGCGCGGTCCAGCTCGTCGATGGCCTCCAGGAGGACGCCGGCCACGTTGCCGCGCTCCACGTCCAGCATCCGCTCGCGCTCGCGCGTCAGGCGTTGCTTGAACTCCTCCTTGTCCTTGTTGAGGGCCTGGTAGGCGCGCGCCAGTTCGTCCACCCGGCGGCGCGTGGACTCCAGCTCCGCTCGCAGGCGCTCCTTCTCCGCGTCAGCCGCCTCGGACACCACGTCGTCGGCGGGTGGCCGGGCCTCGGCTTCCTCCGGGCGAGCGCCCGCGGCTCCGCCATCCTGGACCGGCGCCGCTCCGCCGTTGGAGGACTGGGCCTGCTGAGCATCGTGGGGGGTGTCGGAGTGCGTATCGCCAGACATGTCGAACCTGAAGTCGAGGTGGATGAATGCGCTGTTCGCGCGGACCTTGTTCCTGGCCGCAACCTAACCGCGCGTGACAGCCTGTCAACGCGCGGAGCGTTAGTGCTCCTGGGGAGCAGGGGCCTCGGCCATGAAGCCGTGGTCGACCCTCCCTGTCACCTCATCGATGATCTCCACCTGAGCGGCCCGCAGCGAGTAGTAGAGGAGCCAGCGCTCCGCCGCCGTCAGCGTCCCCGCTGGCAGCGCCTCCTCGATTTCCTGAACCGACAGCCGCCCCTCCTTGAGCCCCTTGGCGAAGAGGGCCTTCCGGGCCATGTAGCTCTTGCCGATCCTGTTCTCCACGGCGACGCCTCCTTTCCGCCTCAAGATAATTTCGCCCCTCGAGCGCCGCAGGAACGCGCGGCGCCGAGAGGCGTGAGGCTGGCCGGGGAGCAGGCGCCCAGCCATCGGCGCTCAGTCCAAGGATGACTCGGAGTGCTGGGTGGGAGGGGGCTGCTCGTCGGTGCCCCCCACCGGGTGCGCGGAGATGACCTGGCGGGCTTCGGGGTGGAGCATCCCCCGCTGGGCCACGACCTTGGGCCCCAGGATGGACACCATCGTGTCCTCCTCCACCACCTCCACGGCGAGCAGCCGCGCCGCCAGC
Encoded here:
- a CDS encoding nucleotide exchange factor GrpE; amino-acid sequence: MSGDTHSDTPHDAQQAQSSNGGAAPVQDGGAAGARPEEAEARPPADDVVSEAADAEKERLRAELESTRRRVDELARAYQALNKDKEEFKQRLTRERERMLDVERGNVAGVLLEAIDELDRALSMSGQEGSALSNGVRMIRDSLLTKVQGMGIERVKVVGLPYDPNVAEATDMEITPSPDDDQKVVEEFRAAYRMKDRIIRPARVKVAKYVAPASA